The sequence GAGCTctccgattttgaccgtatacaatattGAAAAAggtgaagaaattaaagaaaacatTTCCTAGAAAAATAGTGGAAAAATAGCACCTAAGTAAATTAAGATGTTCCATTGAATCATCTTAGTGAGAAAATTTATTTTGGGGATGGCATGCATAGTTTTAACTTGGAATAAAGATATATATGATCCATTAGTATCTCTTCCGCTAAAATCTGAACTTTTCAGgcttttgaaaataattttagaTCATATAACAAAAAATGAAtatttaaagaatttttttttaaaaaaagagaatgaTGATGTCATGGAAAGGTCAAATTGACATCATTATCTCATTCCTAGTCCCTTAGCGTGGTGTAGTGAAGGTGTGTCCCATCCCATTGGGCTACTTCTCCTGAAAAAGTACACTTATTTTTTGCAAATGGATGTATGCAAATATATGATGGCTTTCTCCAATATTTGGTCCCCCATTTcctctttatttttttgtttcattAGCTACTATTTTTTGTTCAATTCTTCTTGGGTTTATATGAATTCTTCTTCAACCCTGTTCCGGTTCATTTACATACACGTAGTTTTCATACACTTGAGTGTTGTGGCTCTCCTTTAGTTCTACTCTGGAACGTAATAAAAAACGTTTTATCAGCTTGTCCTTGTAACATTTCAACCTGTGCATCTTTTCATCTGATAAGAAATTCTAACGTGTTTCAGTTTCGAgtatgaaaatgaagaaattctTGGTAAGAAGTTTTTTCCCTTAAATGATCATACGTGATGCTAATCTAGATAGTCGGGCCGTGATTTCGAATATCAGATAATTAATCCAAGAAAAAAATTATGTATATACAAAATTAAATGTTGGATAACTCTAGGTTTCGGCTAGTTCTCATGTTGTTACCATCTAAATCTCAAGAAGTTCTCGAGTATCGAACGAGAGAAAGACAACATACTAGAGAAAAACTATTCCATAATGACTAATTATATTAAGCGAAATTATTACTCCCTTCGTTCcagtgaacctatttcttttttggtatgtttcaaaaagaatgattcctttttaaatttgaaaataatttagcttaaacttacaattctactcTTAATAAAAAGCTtctataaccacacaaatattttgGACCCCTTTTTAACTTATTTAAGAcaaaaaattccaaaagtcttcattttttcttaaactccatgcccaATCAAGCAGATCACATAAATTGGTTCGGAGGGAGTATTTAAGAATGTACATGAGATGCTCTCATTGACGTTTCTACTTTAATTTCTACTTAAAGACTAAATCTAATTAAGCTCAACATAATGAGAAAGACGCTTACAAGACATGCCTACTTTCTACTCACTTTCGATAGACAAATGTTAGGTATTGTCTtgattttcttatcatatttggttttcttattttttgaaggaaaagacaacatatttatcaaaaataggtTTTCCTTCTTGTAGAAGAACATTATGAATCTTCCATATTTGGTTAGTCCCTTTACTGATAGGAAAAAGTTTAGACTTCTATTAATTGAGATCTTTctttctcattcagtagcatccacaatgtaaccacatggggtttgagagtcgtgtttaggggaagaactttacgggacaagtgttagtgtatcatttgtgtttgcctcttcgtgaggtcgTTCTCTCGATATCTTGTACTCCCATTTTATATAGTCGATTGCTCATCTCAGCTGTGGACTTAGGTCAATTGACCGAATCACATTcaatatttgtgtctcttttgatatatttctcttttgttatcTGATTTATCATCGTTCAATGTTTGTtttgctagcttccgcatgacacctgattatttcgATCCTAACAATAAGAACAtgtaaataattatatatatgttgAGGCATTGAACCATCAAATAATTAAACTTGAGCTTAGAGTTCATCCAATATTTCAATGTAATAGATACTGTTCTTCCTTTTTAGACTAATTTACAAAGAAAATTGTTCGTACGTGTTTTTTCGTTAAACGAAAAGCATTTCACAATTTATAACTTCATTTTTTCCCCTTGAATATGTATAGTATGGACCACATGAATAATAATGGAAAGATAAGCATATCCAATTGGCCATTCGCAACAAgcattttgtgttgtgttttaaGATACCGACCAAAGCTCAGTACTATACAAAGACTTCTCAAAGATTAACATGTGGGTatgaaagaaagagaaggaaCAATCAGAAGAAGTTAACATGGTTgctatcatttcttttctcagaaaatatcacttttttttttctccttcaaAGTCTTGGGATTGAAGGCAGCAGCGCCAGGCATTTTTAATCATAGCCTTAGGGGAATTATAATCATCTCCCTGTAATTGCAGTCACCCAAAATACCTAGCTCCCCTTACCCCTCCAcctaaaaaaaatacaattatttATAAGTGTTTTGGAGACAAGAGTGGGAGACAAGAGTGGGAGACATGAAATTCGTTTTTATATTGTGAAGGTGCAAAAAGTTTggcagaaaaaggaaaaaatagtatatattatagtatacCTTATATATCCTATTTGTCCATTTAAATAAAAATGACATATGCCCACATTTGAAAACTTTTTAATTCACACAACAACAAATCTAGtggaatcccacaagtgaggtttGGATAGAGTAGTTTGTACGTAGACATTACCCCTATCCTACAaagatagagaggttatttcctaCGGACCTTCggctaaaaaaaatgaaaagaaacaacaaaaataaaaaataacaacaacaaaaaccaaAAAGATAATAATAGCAATATAAGCCAGAAAAGTATATGGAAGGTAAACACCAACAATAGAAACTTTTTAATTTAGAATTACTCGTTTTACACTCAATGAGATTCTTTTACAGTTATAAAATTGTCATGAAGTGTAAGAGGGTAAGTTTTAACAATATTTTTGGATACGTGGTAGAAGTCCAGAAGTCTTTATATCTTCCTTAAATTCGTGTTTAATTAAACAACATcgatataaaataaaatagaggtaGTATATATCATGAGAGCTGTGGGTTCTTTCTCTTCTTGCTTGCttgcttattttctttcttttcaaggtTTGCTTTATGGCCCTTTGAGACATTGAATGAGTAAGAACAAGACTTATATGGTGAAAAGTTGCTTAAAGTGAAGATGATATATGTGGTTGTCACCTTACTTAACAAATTTGTGTATGTTAAATTCTTTTTTGAGTTAAATATTGTATAGTAGTAGCAGAGAGGAGCTAGCTAGCAAGAAGATAGAGGAGGAGAGAAGCTTGGGTACTTTTGCTTTTAAATTATTCTTCATCTTGGGATTTTCAAGTGCCTTAAAAAACAAAGCCAAAAAAAGCAAAGCAAAAGCAAACttctcatatatttttttttttaaattatggaGCCTGCAAATCTCCATCACCACCACCAACAATATCATCAACTCCAGTTCCAAGATCAACTTCCTCTTGGTATTTCTCCTAATTCTTCATCTTCTAATTCTAGCTATGGAGATGCAACAAACACTACACATACTTGGACCCCATGTACTATCTTGTAAGTCACTTTAATTCTCTCTCTCTAACTCTCTCtctaaaaacaaaagagagacaCCGCTTTAGTTATGGTGTTTGATGTGAATGATTATATTTTGGCTACTTTCAAGAAAACCCCATTATTATTATGATCTATCTTTAAGAAAGAAAGACTTGAGAATATTGGAAtctcttctcttatttttttataaaaacattCTTTGTTGATTTGATGTGCAACAAATAGAAAGTTCCCTAAAattcctttttctttcatttttcatggaCCAATATTTGCATTAATCTTGAAACTCCTCAAAAGCAATAGTGCTTAAAAAATTTCCCTTCATTTTTCCATTAATATTCTTAGTCTAACTATTGAACTTTCACTTACATTTTATCTaatcttttttcctctttttaggAACAGTGCTGGAACTAGTCTTAGTTCATATTCTAGTGGAGCAATCAATACTACAAACTCAAGTGATCCATTATTATTAAGGCAGCAGCAACAAAGTGGCACAAACTTAGTTTCTATGACTCAAGATTTGGGGTTTCATTGGGCTAATAACAGTGTGAGCAGCCAATTAGTAAagcaagaaaattcattagatTCATACCCAAGATTCACTCAAATGTTGAAAAGTCCATCAAATATAGAGGAAAGAGAATTGAGTGATATGAATGCTAAACTTCTGTTTGGAACTCTTTCTAATTCTGGATGTCAAATGATCAATACTGGGCTTCAACTTTATCCTGGAGATCATAATCTTCTTTACTCCTCAAACTCTAGTAGTAGTACTAATAATAGAGGGAAATTTAGTCAGATATATCCCACAATAAATGTATCCAACTTGAATACTATTAATCAAGCATCATATTTAGCAAATTCTAGCTCTTTGGATATGAATTTACAGCCGTTGGATCTCGTCAATTCTTCAAGATATGGAGGGAGCTTTAGCCAACCATATGGCCTAACAAATCATTTCCAGCATTCATCAAGTGAAAGTCCAGTAGATAGCTCCTCCAGTGTTAGTATTTCTTTCTTATTCCTTACCTTATTTTATGCAAAATTATGGTTTGGTCACATTATGCGCAAAAAATGAACTTCAGTACTGGTGATGAAATATTGAAAAACGTGTTTGAAGTGTATTTCTAGTGaattttcactcacaaaacttctaTTTCTTACAAGTAAAATATATGGCGAATtacaaaatttgatttttttaaaaaaaatttaacttcaaattactcttcttctttttcaattttcaactatatatTATCCATAAACGACCTAAGAATTTCTTCTTCTCAAATGTCACtgtccttttgtttttcttgtttatttgctTTTGCATGCATTTCAATGTGCATTAATATTACTTACTACGTTGCTAGCAAGTAGGAGTAGAGCATTTTACCTTAAGCTTAATAGAGTCATATATACTTACATTGCATAATAATTCTAAGGAATTGAAAGATAATTAATCAAACTAAAAACTTTCATTTTCTGTGGATACTGTTTGAGATTCTTAAGTATTTACGAGAATGGGGAAAGCcagaaatctttttttttcttcctttttcactTTTTGAATAATTTACAAGAAAAGAGAAAGCTTTTCTTTTCTCATATTAAAGGCTACTTCAGCTTTATACATTTATATGCCTCTTTATCTTTTTTTCTCTCCCTTTCCTCAGAAATGAGTTCGTCCTTTGCCTTATACTTTGTTAAGGTTGGTATGATTAAATGTGATAAAGTTTACTCTTTTTTTGAATCTTGAAGATATCAGCCTTTAGTAATGGAGTGCCTGAAGCTAAAAGGACCAGCAATATTTTGGAGCCTAAGGCACCTCAAAATGCACCAAAGAAATCAAGAGTAGATTCACGCGCATCCTGTCCACCCTTTAAGGTAATGTATCTCGAGTTTAAATTATATACCTTGATAGCTTGATGCACAAAGTATCTCGTGTTTACGCATGATCCGGTAAAGGGCCGCACTCAAGGATTGTGATGTAGATATCCtaacctaatgcaagcattaatgtCTGTTTTCATGGCTCGCACctatgacctataggtcacatggACAACTTAAATTATATTCACTAACATTCCAAAAAAGTTATATTATCAGTGAAATTTATTCGTTACAGTAGATTATAAGTAGTCTATTTTCAAGATTATCATATCACGCTTGATACGGAAAGTGTACTTGTTATTATAGGTCAACTTAATTTGATAGTGTACGAAATAGTAACTTTCGATTGGCATTTCATGGATGGTTTTGCTTTATTGAAGCGCAGGTGAGAAAGGAGAAACTAGGAGATAGAATAGCAGCTCTTCAACAATTGGTAGCGCCTTTTGGCAAGGTACGTTTTATATTTTGCATCAATGTCTCAAGTTTTTAGTTAGTCATGAATTATCTATTGTAATGCCATATATGCCACATCTTCTATAAGTAGTTAGTGAATTATCAATTAAACTACATTTGTTAGTATATGTCATTACAAAATCATGCATAGTGATAAAAGTAATGTTACTTGCCCTTAATTCAACCCTAAAAGTTAATTCAAGAGGCGGGACTATCAAAACCATACAAAGAGATCTTCTCATTCCTAAACAGCCGATATAGGAACTCAAATAGTTATTAGTagtaaataatttaactttatatGATTAGTAGATTTTTAAAACTGTTGCAGCAGAGATAATTTACATTTATTTTGAAGTGGACGGCTATTTTGGCGTCCAAAGATTCAAGCTTTGGATAGCACAAATTTCATGGAATTGTACAGTAATGAAGTGCATGCTTAGGGTATAACCCCGAGAAAGCAAATATTGTTCACAACGCACTATTTCTTAAAGTTGCTAAACTACTACATTTGCATTGCGTTTTTAGTTTC is a genomic window of Nicotiana tabacum cultivar K326 chromosome 16, ASM71507v2, whole genome shotgun sequence containing:
- the LOC107790733 gene encoding transcription factor bHLH110; its protein translation is MEPANLHHHHQQYHQLQFQDQLPLGISPNSSSSNSSYGDATNTTHTWTPCTILNSAGTSLSSYSSGAINTTNSSDPLLLRQQQQSGTNLVSMTQDLGFHWANNSVSSQLVKQENSLDSYPRFTQMLKSPSNIEERELSDMNAKLLFGTLSNSGCQMINTGLQLYPGDHNLLYSSNSSSSTNNRGKFSQIYPTINVSNLNTINQASYLANSSSLDMNLQPLDLVNSSRYGGSFSQPYGLTNHFQHSSSESPVDSSSSISAFSNGVPEAKRTSNILEPKAPQNAPKKSRVDSRASCPPFKVRKEKLGDRIAALQQLVAPFGKTDTASVLMEAIGYIKFLQNQVETLSVPYMKSSRNKTSRSLHGGGGEMNGSSEELKRDLRSRGLCLVPLSCLTYMTDGGGGVWPPPNFAGGT